One stretch of Daphnia pulicaria isolate SC F1-1A chromosome 8, SC_F0-13Bv2, whole genome shotgun sequence DNA includes these proteins:
- the LOC124310861 gene encoding flocculation protein FLO11-like codes for MATIFQSGSRSWWMAALVVAIVCGTMAAPQQQPQQQERRKIKVGASFGGRPDSAGSSRALSQFEEPLIITEPLPGQEFVFISANPRQSQAAGGRAARVNNPVAVAQLPSVRIENPGSGTILEDGILIAEHLGESNRAARLLDEPSGQPQPVFPVANADVQSWTPLSLPELLTGPAVVRELEPVSDERKSNTQKEFRSLEIAPAPVAETFSLEDAITGVVAESVQPSDSVATVVVVDDDTDRVGKAIDAQDDDNIIAAESVSRRTVIKTAPNGQDYEYEYLYYDGTDVDESTNNTLSAPVEPNLFSNDQEIVNALPASSVVAVSDEAEKKKVAPAVELIIPIIEDEQMGVTTESDLVQVQEIPHVAHVAFQVGDTGDIAVEQVGAIDSADDEFVTELDFETTTATEATTTTTTTTPMPTTVASKRRRPTSTQSTETPSIRPSLSRLTPLRRGNTPAAVTEESPAVTPSEPKRMRGKNRFSPESVPSSNAVPTESKADGTGSRRISRPRVRPSTSSSTLENRAGLAEIRFAELEGETAADSADVNDPSLSLSVDIQDDGFDFNRQSQPIEHFPINGRLPSHFQETDEFTDAQERTPLRVVESDSFRNSGNQGSAAGEPPISVGRLTVISGPARLPSPILPQFEDIAEQEEIISPSVAPVQDVTESIQQLADEFESDIPAKEDVAAVEPEIFEIANHQQVGIETHHDDANQHNKESPSFSLTHPSLTDLLAFSKAAEQQQQDDESFPTVEEVLIEEVVVATTPVAPSSPTPSTFTVGSSQVQSLDDEFMTQLVEEAEIPVIHKVNEEVADFMDEIVTTPEPAVLAVEPVQIMSSPVLELSLDNDVEMPKTTDSTIEDVVQEDVATEDVTSTTTTTTTTTTTTTTAAPTTTTPEPTTAAPTSSVRTPSRFGGSNANRFNNRIRNRVRGDADTSSGAGSTTTTTTTTSAPVKKNTFRPAGSPFNRLRRPTTPAVDSAKADVVDAGSSAAEANESSSPASVVASTTRKPLPNNFRNRFQFRRNQTEVSKPAESSASGSTEPKVSLPAVSRPSRPTGQPTNRIVSPRPMSSVLKRGRFTSTTTTETAPAVVAQVEESSTNETVSETEATNNEAEGEAVEVVEPVVVAEKVVVVTEATTTTTSRSAGLNRLRNRVSLPVSERPKTVRTQVSLTDRRNRFSGLSAKKSESDSSATAIEESNKEEPAEKAVSIASDVQEELEPIAAANSAKASSSPSAIDESIDSPTSDLGNVEGPVVTAAPAVSSLRNRRPNRIPGQLVARRT; via the exons ATGGCGACCATTTTCCAGTCGGG CTCCCGGAGTTGGTGGATGGCCGCGTTGGTGGTGGCCATCGTTTGCGGAACGATGGCTGcaccgcaacaacaaccacagcaGCAGGAAAGGCGCAAGATCAAAGTCGGCGCCAGTTTCGGCGGACGTCCAGACTCTGCCGGAAGCAGCAGAGCTCTTTCTCAGTTTGAAGAGCCTCTCATCATCACCGAACCTCTTCCGGGACAAGAATTCGTCTTCATTTCTGCCAACCCGCGTCAGTCACAGGCCGCTGGCGGCCGGGCGGCCAGGGTTAATAATCCAGTAGCTGTTGCCCAACTGCCTTCCGTCCGGATCGAAAATCCTGGATCTGGAACGATTCTCGAGGACGGAATTCTCATCGCCGAGCATCTAGGAGAATCTAACCGGGCCGCTCGTCTATTAGACGAGCCTTCTGGCCAGCCACAACCCGTTTTCCCAGTCGCCAATGCCGACGTCCAGAGCTGGACTCCCCTTTCTCTTCCGGAACTGCTGACCGGTCCAGCCGTCGTCCGAGAATTGGAGCCTGTTTCCGATGAGAGAAAATCGAACACCCAGAAAGAATTTCGTTCACTGGAAATTGCTCCGGCTCCAGTCGCCGAAACATTTTCACTGGAAGATGCCATCACAGGTGTAGTAGCCGAGTCTGTTCAACCCAGCGATTCAGTCGccacggttgttgttgttgatgacgACACTGATCGTGTGGGTAAAGCCATCGATGCCCAAGATGACGATAACATTATCGCGGCCGAGTCTGTGTCCAGGCGGACAGTCATCAAAACGGCTCCCAACGGCCAGGATTACGAGTACGAGTACCTTTATTACGACGGCACTGACGTCGATGAGTCAACCAACAACACGCTTAGCGCACCTGTCGAGccgaatttattttccaacgaCCAGGAAATCGTCAACGCTCTGCCGGCCTCATCGGTGGTGGCCGTCAGCGATGAagccgaaaagaagaaagttgcGCCGGCCGTCGAGCTGATCATTCCGATCATTGAAGACGAACAAATGGGCGTGACGACCGAATCAGACCTTGTCCAAGTCCAGGAAATTCCACACGTTGCTCACGTGGCCTTCCAAGTCGGCGACACTGGCGACATTGCAGTCGAGCAGGTCGGCGCTATCGATTCCGCCGATGACGAGTTCGTGACGGAACTAGACTTTGAAACCACCACGGCCACTGAGgcgactacaacaacaacaactaccacGCCGATGCCGACGACTGTTGCGTCCAAACGGCGTCGACCCACTTCCACACAGTCGACTGAGACGCCGTCGATTCGCCCGTCGCTCAGCCGACTGACGCCCCTGCGAAGAGGCAACACTCCCGCGGCCGTCACTGAAGAGTCGCCCGCCGTCACTCCGTCGGAGCCGAAAAGAATGCGCGGAAAGAATCGCTTCTCGCCCGAATCCGTCCCGTCCAGCAACGCCGTACCCACTGAGAGCAAAGCCGACGGAACCGGAAGCCGGAGGATTAGCCGCCCGAGAGTTCGCCCGTCGACATCCAGCAGCACCCTGGAGAATCGGGCCGGCCTAGCCGAAATCCGCTTCGCCGAATTGGAAGGTGAAACTGCTGCCGACTCGGCCGACGTCAACGATCCATCCTTGAGCCTATCCGTCGACATCCAAGACGACGGATTCGATTTCAATCGCCAGAGTCAACCCATCGAGCATTTCCCAATCAACGGCCGTTTGCCTTCGCATTTCCAAGAGACGGACGAATTCACCGATGCCCAGGAACGCACACCTCTGCGCGTCGTCGAGAGCGACTCCTTCCGCAATTCCGGCAACCAAGGATCGGCTGCTGGAGAGCCACCGATTTCAGTCGGAAGGCTGACTGTCATTTCCGGGCCGGCCCGATTGCCATCACCGATCCTTCCTCAATTTGAAGACATCGCCGAGCAGGAGGAAATCATTTCGCCCAGCGTCGCCCCGGTCCAAGACGTCACCGAAAGTATCCAACAATTGGCGGATGAATTCGAATCGGACATCCCAGCCAAAGAGGACGTGGCTGCTGTCGAGCCGGAAATCTTCGAGATCGCCAACCACCAACAAGTCGGAATAGAAACTCATCACGACGACGCCAACCAACACAATAAGGAATCGCCCAGCTTCTCGTTGACTCATCCATCGTTGACGGATCTGTTGGCCTTTTCCAAAGCGGccgaacagcagcaacaagacGACGAATCCTTCCCGACTGTCGAGGAAGTGCTGATTGAAGAAGTGGTTGTCGCAACAACCCCTGTCGCCCCAAGTAGCCCAACACCATCGACTTTTACCGTTGGTAGTTCGCAGGTTCAATCGCTCGACGATGAATTCATGACCCAACTCGTCGAAGAGGCCGAGATCCCAGTGATCCACAAAGTCAACGAAGAGGTTGCCGATTTCATGGATGAGATAGTGACCACCCCGGAGCCGGCCGTGTTGGCCGTTGAACCCGTTCAAATCATGTCCAGTCCCGTTTTGGAATTGAGCCTGGACAACGACGTGGAAATGCCCAAAACCACCGATAGCACAATCGAAGATGTCGTTCAAGAAGATGTCGCCACAGAAGATGTCACTTCCACCActacaaccacaacaacaaccacaactacAACTACTACGGCCGCACCGACAACAACGACTCCGGAACCCACGACAGCTGCCCCGACGTCGAGCGTCCGCACTCCGTCGCGATTTGGCGGCAGCAACGCCAATCGTTTCAACAACCGAATCCGCAACCGCGTTCGCGGCGACGCTGATACATCCAGCGGCGCTGGCAGCACGACGactacgacaacaacaacatcggcTCCGGTGAAAAAGAACACATTCCGCCCAGCTGGCTCACCATTCAACCGACTCCGACGACCAACTACTCCGGCCGTTGATAGCGCCAAAGCCGACGTCGTCGACGCTGGAAGTAGCGCGGCGGAAGCCAACGAGAGCAGCTCTCCGGCGTCGGTCGTCGCGTCCACCACCCGTAAACCCTTGCCCAACAATTTCCGCAACCGATTCCAGTTCCGTCGCAATCAAACTGAAGTCAGCAAACCGGCCGAATCTTCCGCGTCTGGATCGACAGAACCCAAAGTTTCACTGCCGGCCGTCAGCAGGCCGTCAAGACCGACCGGCCAGCCGACTAACAGGATCGTTTCCCCACGTCCCATGTCGTCTGTGCTGAAGCGCGGCCGCTTTACCTCGACCACCACTACCGAAACGGCGCCCGCGGTGGTGGCCCAGGTCGAGGAGTCCAGCACCAATGAAACCGTATCCGAAACGGAAGCCACCAATAACGAGGCCGAAGGTGAAGCTGTTGAGGTTGTCGAACCGGTGGTTGTGGCTGAAAAGGTGGTGGTCGTGACGGAAGCGACGACGACTACGACGTCCAGATCGGCCGGATTAAACCGCTTGAGAAATCGGGTCTCGCTGCCCGTTAGCGAGCGACCCAAGACGGTGCGGACGCAGGTCAGCCTGACTGATCGACGCAATCGATTCTCGGGGTTGTCGGCCAAGAAATCAGAGTCCGATTCATCGGCCACAGCCATCGAGGAGAGCAATAAGGAGGAGCCAGCCGAAAAGGCCGTCAGCATCGCTAGCGACGTCCAGGAAGAACTCGAGCCGATTGCTGCTGCCAACAGCGcaaaggccagcagcagcccatcGGCAATTGATGAGTCGATTGATAGCCCGACCAGCGATTTGGGTAATGTCGAAGGGCCCGTTGTCACTGCGGCGCCGGCCGTTTCCTCGTTGCGAAATCGCCGTCCCAATCGCATCCCAGGACAACTCGTCGCTCGGCGAACCTAA